The genomic interval TCCCTGTCATTCTGGTCGGCGAGCGATGCTGAACGCCGGAGGCGTTCTGGTAGTAACGGGTACAGTAGCCGGTTACTTAAAAGTTTCCGAGGCCGGGACGGCTGGAAACGGCTAGCACGGCCCCTGTCCTGCCACGTTAGTGATTACCAAGCTCCGCGGGGGACGTATAAAGAACTCGGCCCGAAAGCCGCGCGCTCAAGTCGCCGGCCACTCGAAGGGTGGTATGGAGGAAGTCGTCCGCGCGCGCGGCCACGAGAACGTCACCGCCGAGCACGCGAGCACGTGGGAACTGACGAGCGACGACTGGCTCACGCCGGCCGGCGACTGTATCCTCGCCGTCGAAACCGACCGCGTCCCCGCCGACTTCGACGCCGAGTTCGTCGCCGCCTGTCGCGACGCCGACGCGACCGTCGAGGCCACGCTCCGCGCTGACGGCCACGAACAGGTCGTCACCGGGTCGGGCCACCCGGACCTCACCTTCGACGGCGAGCGCTCGTTCGTCGCGCGCACGAGCGACTACGTGGACGACCGGACCGTCATGGTGGGCGCCGACACCGCCGCCGA from Halosegnis marinus carries:
- a CDS encoding DUF371 domain-containing protein, which encodes MEEVVRARGHENVTAEHASTWELTSDDWLTPAGDCILAVETDRVPADFDAEFVAACRDADATVEATLRADGHEQVVTGSGHPDLTFDGERSFVARTSDYVDDRTVMVGADTAAEGFDREFVAALADGADLECVFRVA